A stretch of DNA from Triticum dicoccoides isolate Atlit2015 ecotype Zavitan chromosome 2A, WEW_v2.0, whole genome shotgun sequence:
gatgcatcgaccgttatgactgtggggggtgtccgtcggcttgccttcggatttttctccagtctcaccgtctgcgtcgctaccgttgtgactgcggggggatgttgagtaacgtgattgtattaggaaacatatgATAAACTAGGAatattctggcttgtcttgtactccaagtagatcatgtactcctatatatatgcccacgaggcttaaGCATACAACAACTATTTTACcaaacccctctctctctctcttctaacagTATGGATATATATTTATCGAATTTATAATTAGCATATATGAGGTTCTTTGTTCGGCCCCCCTTTAGCTCATGACTACATAATTATTCCGACTGGTATTCTAGATAGATGCTTTTCTATGAACCTCATAAAAAACGTACTATGCCTTAGATCCTAATTGACTATTTATACATCGGAATATCGGATGATTTCAGCTTGCTGTGTCCCAAGATACCTATTTTTTTTAAACCAAAAACAGGTGAAGTCCTAACAATCTATACTCCTGCATTGTATCTTGAAATGTAGATTGCTTCTGTAGCATTCGAACAGATGGTAGTTTGCAGACTGATGAGTTGGTTCCAGTAACATCACATGTCAAGGATACCTCTGCTCCAGTTACCAATCAAAAAAAATTATGATgatgttccaagaagtgtgtttaatTTCTGCCGCAGTGGGATGTTGTGATTAGTTCAGTTTTGCTTGATCTATTTCCAGTTAATTCCGTTTTGTGATGTGGTATTAGGGAATATACATTCTGCTCTCTTGTTCTTCAGCTTTGGGTGTCAGCAGCTACCTATTACTACTAGGGAGCCTTATTTCGGACGAAAAGAAAATACAATATTGGTTTTTATCCATTTGTATGCCTGCGTTAGCCTTATGAAGCACAAAGTATGTCCCAGTGATCAATCACGGATGATACTTGGTGTATTCTTGCTAGGCTAATGGGCAAATACTCGAATAACTGAATCACCTGCAATCTTTTTGTATTGTAACGCCGGTGTTATATCTGCAACAACAGTTTGCAATTTTTTCTGTATAATTATGAATATACATCTTGGTAGCTATAATTGATCAATCACGGATGCTACTTGGTGTTTCCTTATACTAGGCTAATGGGAAAATACTCGAATAACTGAATCACTTGCAATCTTTTTTTTTCCGTAACAGCGGTGTTATATCTGCAACAACAGTTTTTGAAATTTTCTGTATAATTGCGAATATACATCTTGGTAGCTATAAATTATATCCTCTGTTTGGTGTTGGTAAGAACTTATGCTTAGCTTGTTTTATGCTCTGTTCAAGACATCTCGGGTCTGTTGAACCATGAAGTCTCTTCTTTCACTGTGGAAATATGAGCGACTAGGTGCCTGTGCTTCGTTGCCAATCGGTCGGATGCCTTGAGAAGGGTCAAATAGGGTGGACGAGTGATTTGGAATTTGGTTTTGTTAATGTCAATAGGAGGAGGAATGGAGGAGAAGCCAAGTCAAGGAGAGAACGGAGATTTGAGAGGCTAGGACACGGTGTCGATAACGGTAAGGTGTGTCATGTGGCGGCCAAACACATTGTGTTGGGATTGATCACGTTCAACACCGTGGGCATCATCAATGAGGGCGGAAAGGAGGATAAGTGATGACGTGGACATGTGTGTGCTGAGGGAGGGATCCTCGAACCATATTTATTaggttgggcatatgatatatgtaTTCTTCTGTTGCAACACACGGGCGGAAATGgtgtctgattgtagtgtcgcgttagcagcatcctgcagtagtgagacactaacatgtgggccccacatgttagtTAACGGTCAAACAGACAGATTGTTTAGGTGCGGGCCCGGCCTGTCATAAAGAGGTTTAATTTTTAAACAATGGTCATTTGGGGTTTTCTGAATAGCCGACCACCCAttggtagttatctgagaaaaattaaaaatcggtaGTTTTTGAAACCTTAGCtagtaaagtagtagttttatgctatttactagaTAACAAAATTAACTTATTAGGTCACTTGCTCGGTACAAATTACAAGCTAGCGATAGAGAAGTATGCTCACATTTAAGCTACCGGTGGCTGCATGCTTTCGTTGGCAATCTTAATCCCCCAGCTTGCATCCTCACAATGCCGGATGTACGGCACAAGTGTCCCCACGTCCACATCCTTCCTGGCCGCACAGCCGTAGTTGGACGGCGAGTGGAAGCAAGGCTCGACGGACATGGCTCGCATGCACGGCGGGTCTGGTACCACCCCCGTTTCGGTCGACCAGAAGGGCGTGGCGGGCATGATCCATGGCAGTATCCCGCCGAGCCCCTGCGCGACGTAGCCGAAGGTGGAAAACCCGGTGGTGACGAGAACGTCGCAGGTACTGAGCAGGTACATCTCGCTCAACGCCTTCCTGTCCTGCGAGGCATCCCGCATCTTCTGCCACCCCTCGTGGCTCGGCTGGTGCACCCGGCTGCCGCCATACTCGGCCTTGATCCTCTCGTAGTACCACGAGCTCAGAGAGGTGACCAGCACAGACGCGTTGTTCGTCTGTATGGACGGGAGAAGCAGCTTCTCCCTACGGACGCACGAGAGAACCTGGTCCAGGACCTTCTGCAACGGTTTATTCTGTGTGAAAACCCGTATCTGTATGCCGACGCGCTGCCCGGCGCCGGCGAGGTGGGCGTCGTAGTATCTGGTGAACGCGCGCCACACGTCGTTGGCCGGGTGGAATAGGTACCGACCGAGGTGGTGGAACGCGACGTCCTTCTCCGGGAACATCCGCTCCAGCTCGTCCCGGAAAGATGGGATGAGGAAGAGCCCGGGGACGAGGTAGCTGTCTGTCCTCATCAGCAGCCACGGCGCGCCGCGGATGAGCCGCTGCTGCTCGTCGCAGTAGAAGAGCTTGTCGTAGAAACCGTAGCCGCCATCCAGGTGTAGGTAGACGTACGGTGGCCGGTCCGAGTCCGACCACGACGCGTTCCCATTGTCGCCCACGGATAGCACATTGGCCTTGAGCATGTTGCCGAGGCTCTCCTTGGAGTCCTTGCCGTATTTCTTGAGGTGTCCAAGCGGGAAGCCACCACCCAACCAGCCTGAGGACGGGAGCAGCCACGTGGTCCTCGGGAAAGGTTCGCAGAAGAGGGCGGCCATGTCGTGCTGGACGAGGAGGGTGCGCTCGGTGAGCACAGCGTAGAGGAAGGCTGACACTGTGGACAGCATCCGGTTCCCGAGGCCTCGATAGCTTATGGGGACCAGGTAGCGGCAGTTTTCACTGTCGGATGTGACGATGCCATTTCCAGACTTGAGCTGCCGGATCGCCGCCCTGTACGGGGCCGTGCCGGGGCCGCATTGCTTTTGGAGCGCTTCGTGACTTCGGAGCTTGGCGAGCAAGTAGGGGGATGGTTTATGTGAtgtgtgcttcttcttcttcttcttgtcatggtAGCTGGCGAACTCGTACCGGCTCCGGCATGAGCGCGAGCCAAATTCCGCAGTGAGCAGACCGTCCAGGAGCTGGTCGGTGGTGAGATTGGACGGAGGTACATCTAGAGAAAATTATAAAGACATTTAATTAGCAAGTTCGTATTCCAAAATTTTAAAAATTGATAGGAAAATTTGTGATTGAGCACCATAATACGTACACACCCTTATCCAGACCATCGATTTTTGTGTTGAGATCCATGCTTAAATTTTGGTTTTTCTTCTCACACGACAAAACATACAAAGCTCAAGCTTGTTAACAATATATTGGAACTTCAATGCTTAGAAAATAACCCTAGATTTTTCTTGGTGCACCATAGATATCTAAAATGAGTATTTTACACATAAATTCGATTATTTATAGTTTTTGTGGCACACCAAAAAATCTAGAATTATTTTTCAAACGAAGGTGCAATATATTGTTGGCCTGTAAAGTTTTAGTTGCGTATATAGTTTTATTTGGGAGAAGAAAGAAATTTCATGCACGGGTCACAAAAACGGATGGCCATGCAATCTCGTGGTCAAGATACATTTTCTTTTCAAACATTGAAGTTGCGATAGATTGTTGATCTGCAAAGTTTTAGTTCCAAAGTTTTATTTGGGAGAACAAACAAAAAATGTTCACGCACGGATCGCAAAAACAGATGCCCATGGCTAACGTATGATtcggcgatgtcgtggtcaaggaaaATTCAGCGCTCAATCGACCAACACTATCTTTTATAAAGAATTAATTTTGACACACTGAAGTATAATATATTGACCTGCAAAGTTTGTTTTTTTGCACCAGGCATACCCCTTTCCATTTGCATTAAACAGAAATACAAAGTTCCGGACATAACCAGGGAGAAGGGAAAGAGGGTAACGAGTCCAACGCACTGCCAGAAAACCCACCGTGCACGTTTGCCATTGAAACGAGCACTATTGGACGAAAACCTGACAGCACCACACAGTCTAAGCAAAATACAAGACTGTTCACGCATGGATCACAAAAACGGATGGATCACAAAAACGGATGCCGATAGCTAACGTACAATTCAGCGATATCGTGGTCAAGGAAAATTCAGCACTCAATCGACCAACACTATCTTGTATAAAGAATTAATTTTCAAACACCGAAGTTGTAATATATTGACCTGCAAAACTTTATTTGGGCGAACAACGAAAATGACTGTTCACGCATGGATCACAAAAACGGATGGCCATAGCTAACGTACAATtcggcgatgtcgtggtcaagacaATGCTGCATTCAAACAACCGACCATTATTATCTACAGAAACAATGTACATACTTCTAAGAATTTCACTTTCTGTCCATCGATCGAACACGGAAAATTAAGCCGTAAAACAGGAAAAAAGGATTCACGTGAATGAGAAAtattcgtccaccgccatggtaatTTGTGACTTAGCTGCATGCACAGGACAACAAATCAAGCAATTCGATATCCAACTACGCCTCGTCTTAAGTGCGTACCTTCTACTGAGAGCCAGCTGCTGGGTACCATCGGCAAGCCATAGCCATCCCGGGCGGCGGAGAGCACGACGACTGCGAGCAGGGTCGCCGCCACAACGCAGATGGCCGGCCAAGCCCTCCTCATGCTGCATCGAATCCGCTGCCACTTTTTCACGGTCTCAAGCCCCGCCTGCCAGGACGGCGCCGCCGGGTTGCTTCGCTCGACGTCCATGCTCGCCATGGAGCCTGAGGGGTTGGGGAAGCTATTGTTCAGACCTAAGCACGCACTGCCGCTCCAGCTAACGTTCTTAGACCTCTCATATATAGGTGGTAAATGTTTTGATCCGGTGCATCGGTCGAACTTTCAGCCGGACTCGTGCGCCATGCTGGTTCACGCGACACCGAAACAAACCACCCCGCGCAAGACACATGTATATGATGGGTCCCGCATgacttttccttctttttttctatCTGCAGCCCATCACGACTCTGCTCCTCCACACCTGCCCCACGCTGGTCGCATCCTCCAGAAACTCTCTCACCGGCGGCGAGTGCTCGCGTGCGACGGCGCCCAACGCCGCCTCTCATTCATGGTCGGCGAGCCCCTCTCCAATCCTACTTCCCAATTCATATCCCCGCTAGCTTCCCACGGCCATGGCCGTCTGCAACTTTCGGATCTCAGCCATGGCCTCCGCCCAACTACGGCTCCGAGTCGCCGCCGGCAAAGCTACAGGAACTATCAGGGCCACACGCTAGACGACGAGGATGGGGCGGCACTGGTCCTAGCAAATCTAATATCACAGTTTTTTGCTACATGCTTCAACCGgcataacattttgctacaaccggcataacattttgctacaaccacATCACGTTTTGCTACAACACATAGCCAGCGTCGCGTTTTTGCTACAACTAGTGTCGCTTTTTGCTATAACCGACAT
This window harbors:
- the LOC119352490 gene encoding galactoside 2-alpha-L-fucosyltransferase-like; this encodes MASMDVERSNPAAPSWQAGLETVKKWQRIRCSMRRAWPAICVVAATLLAVVVLSAARDGYGLPMVPSSWLSVEDVPPSNLTTDQLLDGLLTAEFGSRSCRSRYEFASYHDKKKKKKHTSHKPSPYLLAKLRSHEALQKQCGPGTAPYRAAIRQLKSGNGIVTSDSENCRYLVPISYRGLGNRMLSTVSAFLYAVLTERTLLVQHDMAALFCEPFPRTTWLLPSSGWLGGGFPLGHLKKYGKDSKESLGNMLKANVLSVGDNGNASWSDSDRPPYVYLHLDGGYGFYDKLFYCDEQQRLIRGAPWLLMRTDSYLVPGLFLIPSFRDELERMFPEKDVAFHHLGRYLFHPANDVWRAFTRYYDAHLAGAGQRVGIQIRVFTQNKPLQKVLDQVLSCVRREKLLLPSIQTNNASVLVTSLSSWYYERIKAEYGGSRVHQPSHEGWQKMRDASQDRKALSEMYLLSTCDVLVTTGFSTFGYVAQGLGGILPWIMPATPFWSTETGVVPDPPCMRAMSVEPCFHSPSNYGCAARKDVDVGTLVPYIRHCEDASWGIKIANESMQPPVA